The Faecalibacterium sp. I3-3-33 DNA window AATCGGCTTGCCCTGTTCGTCCAGCTTTTCCATCTTCTGCTTCACCTTATACGGCGCAGGGGCAAGGATTTTGATACCTTTTTCGCCTTTCTTCACGGTGCGGTGGAACGTGTCCTTCCACTTGTTGAAGCCCGCCACCAGTTGCCCGCCCTGCATGGCGATCAGCAAGGTGTTGTTGAAGCTGTAATTGTGGAATTTCGCCATCGTGGTGAGATAGACTTTGTAACGGTCGCTGTCGAACAACTGCTGAATCCCTGTTTCCAGCCGGTCCGTGATTTCTTTCATGCGTTCCGCGCTGTCCTTTCCGTTCAGGATAATGGGAATAACTTTCTGCGGTTCTGTTTCAGGCTGAACAGGCGGCGGGATGTTGGCCGAATCTCGCAAAACTTCCGGCGCAGGAAAGGACAGCACCCGGTATTCCTCCGGCACAGGCTGGCCCTCGTGGACTTTCTGCCACGCATCCCCGCTTTTGACAAGGTAGCCATACTCGGTAAACACGCCCTGCTCCTGCTGGGCCACATACCGGCCGAACTGCGCCGTGTCGATGCCGCCTTTCCATTCGTCCGGCATATCCACCATGCCGGAACGGTTCAGATAGTAGTCGCCCAGTTGGGCAGGCCCGTGCACATCCGGCAGATGCACATAGTAGTCCACGTTTTCGGGAAAGTCGGTGATTCTCCCGATGCTGAAAAGCTCACTCTGCGGGGCTTGCAAAGCGGCGTTCAGCTCTGCGCGTTCCCCGGCAGAAAGCGTTTCCAGCCGTGCGGCAAGAAAGTTCAGCTCGTCCACATTGGATGCCAGCACCATGTTGTAGGGGATGGCAAAACGCTTTTCTTCCTCGGCAAAATAGCCGGAAATGAAAAGGCCCTGCGGATTATCGGACGAAATGTCGATTTGCCGCAGGGCTGCTTGTACCTGTTCGGTTGTGGTAGGCAGGTCCAGCCAGACGCCATCCCTGCCTTGCTGCTGCCGATTTTGCAGCTGGATGGAAAATAATTCGCTCATTTGGTCACACTCCTTTTTTGCTATCCTACGGATAGAGAGAGCCGGTTATGGCAAAATGAAATGCTTCACCTTACCATAACCGGCCCTCGTATTTTTGCCTTACTCTTTGCGCTCTACCCGGTAATTGACGTACTTGCCTCCCGTATCTGCCAGAAGCACCGTTGCATCATAGGTTTTGCCTGTCTTTCCGGAATAGAGGCCCTTGACCTTTGCCTTACCGTTTTTGAGCAGAGCAGCGGCGATCTTCGGTGTGAACGCCTTTTTGCGCTGCTCAAAGAAGCGGTCATTCTTCCACATCACGAACTGACAGCTACGATTCCCGCAGTAGAAGTTTTTCTTGCCCTCATAGACGTTTTCACTGCACCGGGGACACTTGCCGATAATAACCCGTTCCGACTGGAACAGGTTTTGCTTATCTGCACTGATACAAGAATAGGTCTTGACCAGCTGGCGCACCTGCGCCTCAATTTCGGCCATGAACTCGTCCGGGTCTGCATTGCCCTTGGCAATCTCGGTCAGACGATTCTCCCATTCGGCGGTCAGAGAGGGAGAGGTCAGGCTTTCCGGCAGAACCACCGCCAGATTGACGCCGTCCTTGGTGGGAACAAGTTGCTTGCCCTTGCGCTGCACAAAGCCCATTTGCACCAGTTTTTCCAGAATCGCGGCACGGGTGGCGGGTGTGCCCAGCCCCTTGCGTTCTGCATGGCCCAGGCCACCCTCTCTTGCTCCTGCGGAGCAATTCACCTTGTCCTCCGGCATATCTTCGGCCCCGGCCCGCTCCATTGCTGACAGGAGCGTATCTTCGGTGTAGGCTTTCGGCGGGGACGTGAAGTGTTCCGAAACGTTAGCCGTCACGGAAAAACTCTGTCCCTCGGCCAGTTCCGGCAGGGTGTTCAGCACTTCTTCCTCGGTATCTGATTTCAGGGTGGAGCGGAACTGCTGGTCGATCTCTTTCCAGCCGAGAATAAGCACCGTTTTTCCCTTGGCGGTGAACTCGTTCCCGGCGCAGGAGAACACAGCAGTCACAGTTTCGTACTCATGGGGCGCGGCTATCGCGCAGAGCAGCTTGGAGCAGACAAGGTTCAGCAGCTTGCATTCACTCTCGGCAAGGCCGGTGAAGCCCTGTTTTACAAATTCGGCCGTGGGAAGGATGGCATGATGGTCCGCTACCTTTTTGCTGTTCAGCACACGGTCTACATCCGGGGTAAGTGCAAGCCCTTGGGCAAAGGGCAGCAGCCCCAGCAGATCAGACACAAGATGTTGTGCTGTCTGGCCCATGTCCTCGGTCAGATATTGGCTGTCTGTGCGGGGATAAGTCAGCAGTTTCTTTTCGTAAAGCTGCTGGGCGTAATCAAGGGTCTGCTTGGCCGTGAAACCGAACAGACGGTTTGCCTCCCGCTGCAAGGTGGTCAGGTCATAGAGCTTGGGCGGCTGTTCTGTCTTTTTCTCCCGTTTGACAGAAGTACAAACGGTAGTTGTGCCTGTGCATTTTTCTTTGAGAGAATTTGCGGTTTCTGCATCCGCAATGCGCCCACTGTCTGCTTTCAGGCTGCCGGAATGGATGCCGACCGTATAATACTTTTCTTTCTGGAAGCGCAGGATTTTTGCATCCCGGTCCACCAGCATTTTCAATGTCGGTGTCTGTACGCGGCCCACGGTCAGAGTCTTGTGGTACAGCACCGAAAACAGCCGCGTTGCATTGATGCCCACCAGCCAATCTGCTTTTGCACGGCAGAGGGCCGATTGGTACAGCGCATCATAATCCGAATCCGGGCACAGGTTTGCAAAGCCCTCCCGGATGGCGGCATCCTCCATGCTGGAAATCCAGAGCCGCTTTACGGGTTTCGTGCAGCCGGCCATTTGGTAGACAAAGCGGAAGATCAGTTCTCCCTCCCGGCCTGCGTCGGTTGCGGCGGTCACACTGTCCACATCCGGGCGGTTGAGCAGAGAGCGCACAATTTCAAACTGCTGTTTCTTTTCGTCCGGGACAATGAACTGCCACGGCTGGGGCAGGATGGGCAAATCTTCATACTTCCACTTGCAGTATTTTTCATCGTACTGGCCCGCTTCCGCAAAGGACACCAGATGCCCGATGCACCAGCTGACAAGATACCCGTCGCCCTGCCAGTAGCCGTTTTGCTTTTCATCGGCCCCGATCACGGTGGCAATGCTGCGGGCAACACTGGGCTTTTCGGCAATCACCAGCTGAACGCTCATGTTTCGTCCTCCTGTCCGTTCTCCGAATGAATCTCGATTTCAGCCGGTTCCTCGTCTGCATCCTCGTCCTCGCCAAAATCGTATTCGTCCAGATCATCGTGCCCGGTGGTATCGGCCTTGGGCTTGCGGAACTTGAAATAATAGAGTGCCGCGCCACCGCCCGCCAGAGCCAGCGCCAGCAGAATCATCAGACTGCCCATGTTGGATTTCGGCTTTTCCTGCGGCGTTTCGGTGTCGGTTTTCACAGCTTCCGGGGCCGTGCAGTTGCGCAGACTCTTTTCACACAAGGGGCAGTTTTCGTTCACGTTTCCTGCCTCACATTTCACCGTGCAGGTGCAGACCTCGGCGGCCTGCGGCTCTTCATCCAGCAGGGCCAGCAAGTCGGCATCGTCCACTTGGTTCAGGAAGTGAACGGATGTTTCTTTGTCCTCATTGGCGCGGTCGATCAGAATGTAAAAATAATTCCCGGCCTTGGTGGTCACAGTGATAAGCTGCTTGTCGCCATAGAAATCATCCACCAGTGTTGCATTGCCCTTGGGCGTGATGGGCACACCCTCCGGCTCCATGCCGCCCGTAGTTGGTTCTTCCTCGGTAATTTCCGGCAGAGGTTCCGGGGCAGGGTCAGTGCCGCTTGCAAAAGCGGGCATGGAGAACGAGCAGAGGCAGAGCAGGATAGCCAGCAATCCAGCAGCAAAACGGTAGTTCCAATCAGGTTTCATCGGCGGCATCCTCCTGTTTGTGGTACGGGGTGACGGTAGGAGCGGCGTTCAGCGCACCGCTGCGCAGAAAAGCCGCAAACTCGTCCGGTTTCATGTTCATGCTGCGCACCAGCTGAATGATCTGCAAATTTTCCTGTTCGGTCTTTGCAGCTTCCAGTTCTTTCAACTGCTGCTGGTATTCGCTGATTTTTTCTTTGAGCCGTTCAATATCGCGCTCAATGCGGGAAAGTCTTTTTGCCATACAAAATCCTTTCTGGCGTCACGGTAAACGCCCGTAGCTATAAAAATGTTCCTGCCAATATTTTGAGTTGAGGTTCGTGTAGGAGATGGGGTCGCCACAGTGCAGCATGATGGAATTGCCCACATAGATGCCGCAATGGCTCACGCCGGGGGTATCGTAGGTTCCCTTGAAAAACACAAGGTCGCCCGGTTTGACCTGCGCCGCCGAAACAGGAGTGCAGAGGTTATAAAGCCCCTGTGCGTTCTTGCGGCCCACGTTCCAGCCGGAGTGATTCAGCACCCACGAAATGTAGCCGCTGCAATCAAAGCTGGTGCTGGGCGAACTGCCGCCCCACACATACGGGTAGCCGATGTACTTCGTGGCTTCCTCCATCATGGCGGCAAACCTATCATCCTTTAGTGCTTCCGGGGGAATATCGTAGTAGGTGGGCTGCTTGATGGTGGACGCATTGGGGTACTGTGCCTGCCCGAACAAATCCGGCCGGTTGCCCAGCGTGCGCATATAGAGCGAATAAGCACTGAGTTGTTCTTCGGTCAGCACTTCCACGGGCAGGTGAGATAAATCTTTGTTCTTCAGCTTGACCGTACAGATGTAGTATTCATACGGCTCTTGGTAGGTGATAACCTGCGGCACACCATACGGGCCAATAATGACCATCATTTTTGTGCGGTAACGTATCTGCATGGTCACGGTCTCGGTCAGAATGTATTGCTTTTCAAACAGCATTTCAAGTTCACCCTGCACCTCGGCCAGCGTGAACACACCGTCATGCAGCGCGGACAAAATCGAGATCAACACATAGGGGTCATGCTCGATTTCGTCCAGATAAAAATGGTACTCGTCATAGTTGTGGGTGGCCTCGTAGGTGTCCAGATACCGTTGTAACTTTTGTTCCAGCTTGGCGTAGGCTTTCTCGGCACCCAGCATATCCTTATCCTTGGAAAAGTAAGAGGATGCCGTCACGCCGGTTCCAGCGGTGCCCGCCATCACGGTGCAGGACTGCAAACCCGTTATCAAGAGCAGAGCCAGCAGACCGAACACCGCCACGATCAGAATGGTTTTCCAGTTCCGGGCCGCAAATTCGGCTACCCGTTCGCCGCCCTCGGCCGCCAGCTTCGTTACCCGGAAACCGTTCTCTGCGGTGGTGGCCGCACCCTGCGCGGCGGCTTGGCCGGCCTGCCGTGCAGCTTTGGCATACTGCTGCTTTATACGCTGTTTCTGCCACATCCGGGAAATGGGGTTGCTGGCGGACTGCGCAAGCTGCGGATTGTCCCGCAAGGATTTTTGGTAAAAGTATTCTGCATTGGCAGACATGAGCTGACGCTCTGCCTTTTCCACGGCCTTGTAGGGCTTCATCTTGTGGTGCCGGATGCCGCTGCGGATGACCTTGGCGGTCTGATGCTCCACCAGTTCTTCACCCTTGTGGCCACCCTCCACACCCACATTTTCGTGTTCGACTTCATGGATTTTTCCGTGAGCGAACAGCAACGCTTCTGATAGCGGGCGGCTGGCCGGGTTTGGTTTCAGGCTGGGCGGGCCTTTGTCCTGCTGCTCAAAACGCAGGGTGGATTTCGCCTTGCCGCTGGCGGCATCGTAGATTTTTTCCTTGACCGGGACACGTTTTTTCGGCAAAGCAGCGCGGGCCGCATCCAGCTTGTCGGCTTTCGCTTCCGCCTTTTGGATGTACGGCTGCAACGCCGGGTCTGCCCGTTCTTCTTCGGTCAGTTCCAGACGGGCGGCGGAACGGTGCAGACCATCTTCACTCTCGGCGGTTTCCGCAGCTTGTTTGGCTTTTTTCTTTGCCTTGTGCTTGTCCTTTACGTCCTCGGTGCGTTCCAGTATTTTTTCGGTCTTGCCCTCGGAATCCGTGGAATAATCCTGTTCCGCCTCCCGGCTGGAAACGTTCTCCACAGTGCCGTCCGCCTGATTTTCTACCACCAGACCGTCACGGGTCATGGTCTGGGTGACTTTGGCTTTTGCCTGCAATTCTTTCAAGGTTCTTCACCTCCCATCGGACAGCGGCCCGTTTCAATGTCCGCAATGTATTTTAGAATCGGGAACACCTGCGGCGGCGAAACTGCATTGCCCAGTGTTTTCATCCGCTTGCTGCGGTTCGGCACCTCTTCGGTCAGACGCGGGATGTCGGAGGGCTCTTTGGCCCAAAGAAAATGTCCGTCCATTTGCGCGGGAAACCCATCAGCCACTCTACCCAGTCCGGGTTGAGATAGGGCTTTTCCAGCGTGGTGGGGGTCATGCGGTAGACCACATGGGAAAGCCGCGCCGTCCACGCCTTGCCGTCCTTGTTCATCTTGCGGTAGCTGCCGTTCGCAGAGATTTGGATGTCCAGCCCCTTGCCCACATCCCCGGTGTCGCTGGCAAGGGGGGTGGGAAGCAGCGGAGCCGATGATGAATACCCGTTTCCGTTCGTGCCACGCGCCAACGGCAGCAGCAGGTAATACGAAAACCCGAACATCGTAACCTGCCTGCTCCAAGTCAATGAGCGTTTTGTCGAGCCCCATACGGAGGAAGCCAGCAACATTTTCTCCAAGCACCCAACGGGGCTGCAATTCCCGGATGACCCGCAGCATTTCGGGCCACAGGTAGCGTTCATCGTGGAAGCCGCGCTGCCGCCCTGCGGTGGAGAACGGCTGGCACGGGAAGCCACCTGAAATGAGGGTGACGGTGCGAAGTCCTGTTTTTTCAAAGAAAGCCTCCTTTGTTACGGTGGTGATGTCCTGAAATCGGGGCACCTCCGGCCAGTGGCTTGCCAGCACAGCGGCGGGGAAGGCCGCCCACTCGCATTGACAGACAGAGGTGAAACCCGCTGCTTCTGCGGCAAGGTCGATGCCGCCGATGCCGGAAAACAAGCTGAAATGTGTTAGGCTCATAGCTCCACCACCTCGCTAAGCCGGGTGGTCATGATCTTATAGAGCTGGGTGTTTTTCGGGATGGGGTTTGAGAACGGCAACACCACGTTCTCAAAAATCAGCAGTCCTTCGCCCGGTTCCGAATTGTCGATGTACTTCTGCTGGTCTGCGGAGAGGTTCAGCCGTTCCGAAAGGATTTTGCGGTCGCCGGATGCCTGATTCAGCAGCGTGATGAAGTCGCTGTTTTCCAGAATGTTCTCGATCTCCGGGGAAGAAAGAAGGTCCTTCACATTCTGGGTGGCGCCTGTGGGCACGCCGCCCCATTTGCGGAAGCGTTTCCAAATCTCGGCACTGTATGCGGCGGTCTGTTCCTCTTTCAAGAGCAAGTGGAACTCGTCCGCAAAATACCATGTGGCCCGGCCTTGGCTGCGGTTCTGGGTAACGCGGCCCCATATCTGGTCTTGGATAATGAGCATCCCCAGTTTTTTTAACTGCTTGCCCAGTTCTTTGATGTCAAAGGCCACAAGCCGATTATGGATGTCCACATTCGTTTTGTGATTAAACACATTCAGCGAGCCGGACACATACAAGTCCAATGCCTGCGCTACCCGGTCCGCTTCCGGCAAGTGCTGGTCGAGCAGGGCTTGGTGGAGGTCAGACAAAATCGGCATATTTTCCGGGCAGGGATTCGCCAGATAGGGGCGGTAGATAGCTTTCACGGCACGGTCTATCACGGTGCGTTCAATCGCTTCCAGACCTGTTTTGCCGCCCATGACCAGCTCACAGAACGACAGCACAAAATCCGACTTCAAGGCCAGCGGGCTGTCATCTTCGGAATAATTCAGGTTGATGTCCAGAGGATTCACATAGTCCTTGCTGGTGGGCGAAAGTTTGATGACCTGCCCATGCAGCCGCTTGACCAGCGGATAATACTCGGCCTCTGGGTCTGAAATGAAAATATCGTCAGCAGTCGTTAAAAACACACTGACGATTTCGGACTTGCAGCTCATGGATTTGCCGCTGCCGGGCGTGCCCAGCTTCAAGCCGTTGGGACACCGGGCCTGCTTGCGGTCCAGCATGATCATGTTGTGGGATTTTGCGTTGATGCCGTAGTACATGGCCGCACCGCTCTGAAAAAGCTCCTGCGTTACAAAGGGCACAAACACCGCCACGTTGGAGGTGGTAAGGCTGCGCTGAATCTTTATCTGGTTGATGCCCAGCGGCAGGCTGGACACAAGGCCCTGCTCCTGCTGGTAGTCCAGCCGGACAAGCGAGCAGTTATACTTCTGGGCCACACCTGCGGCTTGGAACACATCGTTGCCCAGCTTTTGCTTGGTGTCGGCCACATTCAGCACTAAAAAAGTCAGCATGAAAAGCCGTTCGTTCCGGGTCTGCAATTTGTTCAGCAGCTTTTTGGCATCCTCGCCGTAGGTGGCAAGGTCGCTGGGCAGTATATCCATGTCGTACCCGGAACGGACAGCCTTTTTCTGTTCCTGAATCTTCATAGCATCAAGGTCTGTGATTTTCCGTTTGATGGTTTTGATGGCCTCGGTCTGGTCGATGGCCTGCACATGGAGATTGACGAGAATGCCGCTTTCCGTTTTGAGAAAATCGGCCAGCATTTCATCCGAAAGTTCCGGCGCAAGGATTTGTAAAAAGCTCACAGCTCCATATTTGCCGCCCAGTCCAAAAGTCTTGGCCGTGCCGAAGCAGAGGGAGGACGGGGCCACAAAATCCTTAGTGGACAGGCCGGAGGGCGCCAGCCAGTCCCAGTCAAAGCGGAACGGTTCCCCGTCCGGGTGGAAGATGCCGTGCAGCACCTCCAAACGCGCCTGTCCGTCCATGACGTGCGCCACGCAGCCCATGGTCTTGAAATAGCCCAGCAGGTCAAGACCAATGCGGGTCAGCCGCGCCCGTGCGGTTTTTAGATTGTCTGCCTCGATGGTGAAGGTCAGGTACTTGGTTTTGACAATGCCGTTGTTTCCGCTGGCAAGCTGCTTTTGCAGGATGGCGGTGTACTCGGCGCGGATGTCGTCAAAATCATCCCCCTGCGGTGCGATCTCAAAACTTTTTGCGTACTGCACCGGGTCAACTTTGCGATTCAAAAACGAAAGCTGCACATGGATGGAAGCATCCACATAGTTGTAGAGGTCGCACAGGTGTTCAAAGATGGCAGTTCTTGTTTCCGGCTGGGCCAGCTGATAACTGATGTCCTCAAAGGCAATGCACTTGGAGAATGTGCGCCGGTCAATGCGGCACACACCGTCCGGGTAGATGGCCTCATACGGGATGGTGGCCTGTGCCGTGCGGGGCTTGCCATCCCCCTTGTACTTGCGGATAACAGCATCAATTTCTTTTTTCTGGGTGCGGGTGAGCTTTTTGGGCTTTTCGGTTTCGCGGGGTATCGTTTTTCTGGACAATGGCCTTTACCTCCTGTTCCATTTGGTATTGCCGCACAAGGGCGGCGTAAGCATTGTTGGTTTGATAGGGCCTTTCCTTGGGACAGATAAAGCAGCACTGAATCATTTGCTGAATCACTACTTCAAGGGGCTGGCCATGCCGCTCGAACAGGGCGAACAGCAGCCCCGGCAGCATGGCAAAAATCATCAGCAGGGCCGCCGCACTGTTGGAAAGAAAGTTCCGGGCCAAAAAATAAAGCGGCCCGCCCGTAAGGAGCGCACCGCCGAAGCAGACCAGCTGCCGCTTGGTCAGTCCGAATAAGACTTTGGATTTTACATGGGTCAAATCTTTGGGAACGGTCACATACGCCATTCAAACGCTCCTTTCTCAATGGGCACCGAACACCGACTTGCTGATGCTGCCGGTCTTGAACAGACAGAAGCAGAGCAGAACGGTATAGCCCATACAGCCCCAGATGGCCCCGGCAATGTCCGCCGCGCCCGAAATGTTGCGTATCAGCACCGCGTAAATGCCCACGACAATCATAATCAGGAACGCTTGGAAACCCAGTGCCAGCAAAGACTTCAAGTAGTTCTGCCCGGTGCTGCGCCACTCGCTGCTGCCCATGGTCGCCAGCGGGATAGGCCCCAGTGCGGTCACAACATAAATCTCGATCATGCGGCCGTAGGTCACAAGGAAAATACAGATAGACAGGATGTTCATGGTCAGACCCACCACAAGGGTCTGGAACCACAGGCTGAGCAGACTGCCAATGGTCATGCTTTCCAGCTGAAATTCCAGTCCGGGTATCAGGCGGTCAAAGTGGATGGATGTTTCGCCGATGATAACGCCGGAGCTTTGGTTGACAACGCTCTGGGTGGCATCGAACACGCCCATGACGATATTCCATGTGTTGCTGACAATGAGGATGGCAAAGGCAGACTTGAAAATCCAGCGGAAGAACATGGAGGTGTCAAAGTCGTGCATATTGTTCTTTTCGGTAATCATCTGGATAAGCTCATGGCACATCACAAGAGCAAGGATGGCCGCTGCAATGGGCAGCACCACCGTTTCGGAAAGACTACGCAGCATATTGAAAATGCCGCTGTTCCACGCCTGCGGGGTAGAGCCGACATCCGAAGCGATTTCGCCCACCTTAGCGTTCACGTTATCGAACAGGCCGGAGAGGTTGCCCGTGATGCCATCTATCAAAATGCTTTTTATCCATTTCTCGATGATCTCACTAATCAAGCAAAGATACCTCCTTTCCAGCGCCCTCCCACTTTTCTGGGAGAGCGCGGAGTAGGATTTTAAGTGTTCGTTGTTCGGAAAATTGTGGGTGGCGATGCAGGACTTAGCCCAGCAGCCCGGACAGCAGCGGGACAAGGGTCACGCCGATCAGGGCAACGCCGCCGCCCGCGACCAGCTGCTTCACGCCCTGGCTCTTGCTGCCGGGGTTATCCTGTCCATAGCCCTCCAACAGGTTGATGCCACCCCAGACACACAGGGCACCGCCCAGACCGACCACAATCGTCTGCAAAGTATCAACTGCGCTGTTGAAAAATTCCATAAGGTCCTCACTTTCTGCCGCTTGTTCTGCGGCACTCAAAAATTTTTTCAAAAAATGCCGCCTCATTCGGCGGCTGCATCTTCATCCGACAGGTCGATTTCGTACAGGTCAAAACTTTCGTCCTGTGCGACTACCTGCTGCCGTTTCCGGCGCAGGGTGGATAAGAACCTGTCCACCTCAAAGGTATTCTTTTTGTCCGCGTCCGCAAGGTACTTGTAGTGCGGGTGCTTTGTAATGTCGAACTTCTCCGAGAAGAACGGCCTCACGCCCCGCAGCTGCAAAATGCACCTGCCGCCGTCCATGATTGCGATTTCGTCCTCTGACATCAACGCCTTTCCTAATTTTTGATAGTTCAGTCCGTGGGAGGTTTGAGAACCCCGGTTCTCGCTGGTGTTGAAACTGTCGATGGTCTCTTTCCCCAGCGCATCGGAGATCTCTTTGGCATTTTTGCCCCGCCCACTCAAAAAGAGAACAGAATCGCAGTTGTCTGAAATGATTTCGGCGGCATCTTTGTAGATGGCTTTCAGCTGCGACTGGCTCTGCAAAATGATGGATGCCGAGATTTCCCGGCTGCGGATGGTGGCGATCAGCTTGTCGAAGTTGGGTATCCGCCCGATGTTGGCGAACTCGTCCAGAACCAGCCGCACATGGACAGGCAGCCGACCGCCGTATTTGTCATCCGCACGGTCACACAGCAGATTGATAAGCTGGCTTTGGAGCATGGCGAGAATGAAGTTGAAAGTGGTGTCCGTGTCGCTCATAATCAGGAACAATACCGTCTTTTCATCCCCGATGGTGTCCAGCTCCATTTCATCATCCTCCATCAGTTCCCGCACTTCCCGGATGTCAAATGGGGCTAAACGGGCACCGCAGCTTATCAGGATGGAGGAACGGGTCTTGCCCGCCGACAGCAAAAACTTTTTGTACTGCCGGACGGCGAAGTGGTCCGGGTCTTTCTGTTCCAGCCGTTCAAACATGAGGTCCACCGGGCTTTGAAACTCCGGGTCATCTTCACGGGCTTCACTGGCGTTTATCATTTCCAGCAGGGTGGTGAAGTTCATTTCTTCTGCCGGGGCCTCATACCAGATGTAGCCGATAAGCGCGGTGTAGAACAGCCGTTCCGACTTCACCCAAAAATCTTCTGCTGATTTTTCACCCTCGCCCTTGGTGTTGGCGATAAGGGTATTCACCAGCTTCAGCACGTCTTTTTCCGAGTGGATATAGACAAAGGGGTTGTACTTCATGGACTTGGAAAAGTTTATCGTGTTCAGGATTTTCACCCGGTAGCCCGCCCGCTGGAACATTTGGCCTGTTTCGAGAACCAGTGTGCCTTTCGGGTCTGTGACTACGAATGAGGTGGGATAGTCGGAAGTGGGGAAACATTGCATGAGGTTGGGCTTCACATAGAAGCGGGTCTTGCCGCTGCCGGAGCCGCCGATCACCAGCACGTTCTTGTTCCGGGCCGTCTTGGGGTCTTTGGGACGCCCGGTCATGGTCAGGCGTTCGGTCTGGGTCAGCAGGATGTTGTTTTCAAACTTGGGGTCGATGTACGGGGCAATATCTTTGGCGGTGCCCCATCGGGCAGAGCCGTATTCTTCACCCTTGCGGTATTTCTTGGCGTTCTTGCCTTTGCTGTACACGATGAGCCGGACAGCCACCGCCCCGGCAACGCCCACGCACAGGTCAAACGGATGCAGGCTGGGTAGCGGGTTTGCAAAGGCGGCGGAGATGCCGCCCGTCAGGTGGAGTAGCTTTGCCGAAGCATCCGCGCCCGCCGCCAGACGGTACGCCTGCCCGCATTTGGCGAACAGGTACACGAACAGCAGATACGGCAGATTCAGCAACAGCAGCTTTTTCAGTTCAGGCTTCATCGTTCCAGCCCCCTTTGCTTGATTTTTTCCTTCGCACGTTTCGGCTGCTGGACGGCTTTCTGATTGGCTGTTGCCAGCACCTTGCGGATAGAGGGCCGCTGCTCCTTGGTGAGCGTTTTGGCCGTGAACTCCCGGAACGCCTGTTCCAGATTGTCCGCATCCTTGGTCTTGAAGATCACGATGTAGTGGGGCGGCTGGGTGGTCTTGTCCTTGCGCAAGGTAAAGTCCACGCCGTACTTCTTGGCGCAGGGTTTGAATGCCCCGATGTTCGCCTCCGTGACTTCAATGTTGGTCAGGGACGCGCCGTGGGCTTTCAGCTGTTTCAGGCTTTGCTTGCCGTGATGCAGCTTTGGTCCCTTGGCCCGGTGCTGCAAGTATTTTTTCAACGCAGCTTGCAGGGC harbors:
- a CDS encoding VirB4-like conjugal transfer ATPase, CD1110 family: MSRKTIPRETEKPKKLTRTQKKEIDAVIRKYKGDGKPRTAQATIPYEAIYPDGVCRIDRRTFSKCIAFEDISYQLAQPETRTAIFEHLCDLYNYVDASIHVQLSFLNRKVDPVQYAKSFEIAPQGDDFDDIRAEYTAILQKQLASGNNGIVKTKYLTFTIEADNLKTARARLTRIGLDLLGYFKTMGCVAHVMDGQARLEVLHGIFHPDGEPFRFDWDWLAPSGLSTKDFVAPSSLCFGTAKTFGLGGKYGAVSFLQILAPELSDEMLADFLKTESGILVNLHVQAIDQTEAIKTIKRKITDLDAMKIQEQKKAVRSGYDMDILPSDLATYGEDAKKLLNKLQTRNERLFMLTFLVLNVADTKQKLGNDVFQAAGVAQKYNCSLVRLDYQQEQGLVSSLPLGINQIKIQRSLTTSNVAVFVPFVTQELFQSGAAMYYGINAKSHNMIMLDRKQARCPNGLKLGTPGSGKSMSCKSEIVSVFLTTADDIFISDPEAEYYPLVKRLHGQVIKLSPTSKDYVNPLDINLNYSEDDSPLALKSDFVLSFCELVMGGKTGLEAIERTVIDRAVKAIYRPYLANPCPENMPILSDLHQALLDQHLPEADRVAQALDLYVSGSLNVFNHKTNVDIHNRLVAFDIKELGKQLKKLGMLIIQDQIWGRVTQNRSQGRATWYFADEFHLLLKEEQTAAYSAEIWKRFRKWGGVPTGATQNVKDLLSSPEIENILENSDFITLLNQASGDRKILSERLNLSADQQKYIDNSEPGEGLLIFENVVLPFSNPIPKNTQLYKIMTTRLSEVVEL
- a CDS encoding PrgI family protein; translated protein: MAYVTVPKDLTHVKSKVLFGLTKRQLVCFGGALLTGGPLYFLARNFLSNSAAALLMIFAMLPGLLFALFERHGQPLEVVIQQMIQCCFICPKERPYQTNNAYAALVRQYQMEQEVKAIVQKNDTPRNRKAQKAHPHPEKRN
- a CDS encoding VirB6/TrbL-like conjugal transfer protein, CD1112 family; this translates as MISEIIEKWIKSILIDGITGNLSGLFDNVNAKVGEIASDVGSTPQAWNSGIFNMLRSLSETVVLPIAAAILALVMCHELIQMITEKNNMHDFDTSMFFRWIFKSAFAILIVSNTWNIVMGVFDATQSVVNQSSGVIIGETSIHFDRLIPGLEFQLESMTIGSLLSLWFQTLVVGLTMNILSICIFLVTYGRMIEIYVVTALGPIPLATMGSSEWRSTGQNYLKSLLALGFQAFLIMIVVGIYAVLIRNISGAADIAGAIWGCMGYTVLLCFCLFKTGSISKSVFGAH
- a CDS encoding Maff2 family mobile element protein; translation: MEFFNSAVDTLQTIVVGLGGALCVWGGINLLEGYGQDNPGSKSQGVKQLVAGGGVALIGVTLVPLLSGLLG
- a CDS encoding VirD4-like conjugal transfer protein, CD1115 family, encoding MKPELKKLLLLNLPYLLFVYLFAKCGQAYRLAAGADASAKLLHLTGGISAAFANPLPSLHPFDLCVGVAGAVAVRLIVYSKGKNAKKYRKGEEYGSARWGTAKDIAPYIDPKFENNILLTQTERLTMTGRPKDPKTARNKNVLVIGGSGSGKTRFYVKPNLMQCFPTSDYPTSFVVTDPKGTLVLETGQMFQRAGYRVKILNTINFSKSMKYNPFVYIHSEKDVLKLVNTLIANTKGEGEKSAEDFWVKSERLFYTALIGYIWYEAPAEEMNFTTLLEMINASEAREDDPEFQSPVDLMFERLEQKDPDHFAVRQYKKFLLSAGKTRSSILISCGARLAPFDIREVRELMEDDEMELDTIGDEKTVLFLIMSDTDTTFNFILAMLQSQLINLLCDRADDKYGGRLPVHVRLVLDEFANIGRIPNFDKLIATIRSREISASIILQSQSQLKAIYKDAAEIISDNCDSVLFLSGRGKNAKEISDALGKETIDSFNTSENRGSQTSHGLNYQKLGKALMSEDEIAIMDGGRCILQLRGVRPFFSEKFDITKHPHYKYLADADKKNTFEVDRFLSTLRRKRQQVVAQDESFDLYEIDLSDEDAAAE
- a CDS encoding PcfB family protein, producing the protein MQEEVTQKTIALSMKTGKLTAQALQAALKKYLQHRAKGPKLHHGKQSLKQLKAHGASLTNIEVTEANIGAFKPCAKKYGVDFTLRKDKTTQPPHYIVIFKTKDADNLEQAFREFTAKTLTKEQRPSIRKVLATANQKAVQQPKRAKEKIKQRGLER